A single genomic interval of Roseofilum casamattae BLCC-M143 harbors:
- the ldpA gene encoding circadian clock protein LdpA has product MTQFYPALKSIGDGCWFKLICGASYQHAPAIANLTLAYTLAGADCIDIAADPAIAAVARGAIVAARSLRSRAWDKQLGPPSPWSDPLLMVSLNDGEDPHFRKAQFDPTQCPPECPRPCQSICPALAIPSHPEGSEGIIDRRCYGCGRCVPICPHDRIQTHSHLSRAETLLPQLTAIGIQAIEIHTQVSHYTEFKHLWQVIRPYASSLQLIAISCPDGDRLIDYLKSLWELIQPLPCQLLWQLDGRPMSGDIGAGTTHKAIRLAQKVRASGLPGVIQLAGGTNDRTVPKLRHLGLLGKPEENKLGLLSNPKPPVVGVAYGSYARVLLSPVLETLEQLALLPPNSSHRQSPARLDSHPDLLWEAVRLARTLVTQLKRVPSDSLIKS; this is encoded by the coding sequence GTGACTCAATTCTACCCTGCCCTAAAATCAATCGGAGACGGTTGCTGGTTCAAGTTAATTTGCGGGGCAAGTTATCAACACGCCCCCGCGATCGCCAACCTAACTTTAGCCTATACCCTAGCAGGAGCCGACTGTATTGACATTGCAGCCGATCCAGCTATTGCAGCCGTAGCTCGAGGCGCGATCGTCGCCGCCCGATCGTTGCGATCGCGCGCTTGGGACAAACAACTCGGGCCCCCCAGTCCTTGGAGCGACCCTCTACTCATGGTCAGCCTCAACGATGGAGAAGATCCGCACTTCCGCAAAGCTCAGTTCGATCCAACCCAGTGCCCGCCAGAATGCCCTCGTCCCTGTCAGTCAATCTGCCCGGCCCTTGCCATTCCCAGCCACCCAGAAGGCAGCGAAGGAATTATCGACCGACGCTGCTATGGTTGCGGGCGCTGCGTTCCAATCTGTCCCCACGATCGGATTCAAACCCACTCCCATCTCTCCAGAGCCGAAACTCTCTTACCCCAATTAACCGCTATCGGCATCCAAGCCATTGAAATTCATACCCAGGTGTCTCACTATACAGAATTCAAACACCTTTGGCAAGTCATTCGTCCTTACGCGTCCTCGCTGCAACTAATTGCTATTAGCTGCCCCGATGGCGATCGCCTCATCGACTACTTAAAATCCCTCTGGGAACTGATCCAGCCCCTACCCTGCCAACTGCTCTGGCAGCTCGACGGTCGTCCCATGAGTGGCGATATCGGAGCAGGGACGACCCACAAAGCCATTCGTCTGGCTCAAAAAGTTCGAGCCAGCGGTTTACCCGGAGTCATTCAATTAGCTGGAGGTACCAATGACCGTACCGTTCCCAAACTCAGACACCTCGGACTTTTGGGAAAACCAGAGGAAAACAAGCTTGGATTGCTCTCCAATCCAAAACCCCCCGTTGTAGGCGTTGCTTATGGTAGTTATGCTCGCGTCTTACTATCCCCCGTTCTAGAAACCCTGGAACAGCTTGCCCTACTTCCACCCAACTCATCCCACCGGCAGTCGCCTGCCCGTTTAGACTCTCACCCAGATCTGCTCTGGGAAGCTGTCCGGCTCGCTCGCACCCTAGTTACTCAACTGAAGCGAGTGCCATCAGATTCGTTAATTAAATCCTAA
- a CDS encoding R3H domain-containing nucleic acid-binding protein, protein MDGADNLKQLLEILPETIRKVLKDHPNCSELIEVVLDVGRLPEARFPNQAQYITDTVIRRDDIQHCIDRIGHFGGDNRAGIEQTLHRISAIRNRKGDIIGLTVRVGRAVFGTIGMIRDLVERGQSILMLGRPGVGKTTALREIARVLADELEKRVVIIDTSNEIAGDGDIPHPAIGRARRMQVARPELQHQVMIEAVENHMPEVIVIDEIGTELEALAARTIAERGVMLVGTAHGNQIENLIKNPTLSDLVGGIQAVTLGDDEARRRGSQKTVLERKAPATFEIAIEMQERQRWIVHEDLDRTVDALLRGREPLPQVRTLNEAGEVEIDSPATESGLNVQRPSSLHSRRSGKSNAPIPLSPGLEGDRGWSKAVGVKGWRSQGRMLPVAREGKNTVFRGSSEEDTFDRLLEESLRGDRAERPAGPNGEDWPLHIYPYGISRHQLEQVIRSLNLPVLLTKDINGADAVLALRSHLKNQGKLRQMAKSRHLPVHTLKSNTIPQMIRVLQRLLQLDSSQLEREIDLNLFSHSGAEDELEALEEARLAVEQIVIPKGQPVELLPRSGKVRKMQHELVEHYRLKSDSFGEEPNRRLRIYPA, encoded by the coding sequence ATGGATGGGGCTGATAACCTCAAACAACTGCTGGAGATTCTCCCCGAAACGATAAGGAAAGTCCTAAAAGACCATCCTAACTGCTCCGAACTGATTGAAGTGGTCTTAGATGTCGGTCGCTTACCAGAAGCTCGGTTTCCCAACCAAGCCCAGTATATTACCGATACCGTTATTCGCCGGGACGATATCCAACACTGTATCGATCGCATCGGTCATTTTGGCGGCGATAACCGAGCGGGAATCGAGCAAACTTTGCATCGGATTAGCGCTATTCGCAACCGCAAGGGCGACATCATCGGTCTCACCGTGCGCGTGGGACGGGCAGTGTTCGGTACTATTGGCATGATTCGCGACTTGGTCGAGCGCGGACAGTCGATTCTGATGCTCGGCCGTCCTGGAGTCGGGAAAACCACGGCATTGCGCGAGATTGCTCGAGTCTTAGCCGACGAACTGGAAAAGCGCGTGGTGATTATCGATACCTCGAATGAGATTGCTGGAGATGGCGATATTCCCCATCCGGCCATCGGTCGCGCCCGGCGGATGCAAGTGGCTCGTCCGGAATTGCAACATCAGGTGATGATTGAAGCAGTGGAAAACCACATGCCGGAAGTTATCGTAATTGACGAGATCGGTACGGAACTCGAAGCCCTAGCCGCGCGGACGATCGCCGAACGAGGCGTCATGCTGGTGGGAACGGCTCACGGCAATCAAATCGAAAACTTGATCAAAAACCCCACCCTCTCCGATCTGGTTGGCGGCATTCAAGCAGTCACCCTTGGGGATGACGAAGCGCGCCGTCGGGGGTCGCAGAAAACCGTCCTCGAGCGCAAAGCTCCGGCGACCTTCGAGATTGCGATTGAAATGCAAGAACGCCAGCGCTGGATCGTGCATGAAGACCTCGATCGCACGGTTGATGCTCTCTTGCGCGGCCGAGAACCTCTACCGCAAGTCCGGACTCTCAATGAGGCGGGGGAAGTGGAGATCGACTCCCCAGCCACCGAGAGCGGGTTAAACGTGCAACGACCGAGTTCGTTACATTCGAGACGTTCGGGAAAATCCAATGCTCCGATTCCTTTATCCCCAGGACTAGAAGGCGATCGCGGTTGGTCGAAAGCTGTCGGCGTCAAAGGTTGGCGATCGCAGGGACGGATGTTACCGGTAGCTAGAGAGGGAAAAAACACCGTATTTCGAGGTTCCTCGGAAGAGGACACCTTCGATCGCTTGTTGGAAGAGTCCCTCAGAGGCGATCGAGCAGAACGTCCCGCCGGACCGAATGGAGAAGACTGGCCCTTACATATTTATCCTTATGGCATCAGTCGCCATCAACTGGAGCAGGTGATTCGCTCGCTCAACTTACCCGTACTGTTGACCAAGGATATTAATGGAGCCGATGCAGTTTTGGCCTTGCGATCGCATTTGAAAAATCAAGGAAAATTGCGCCAGATGGCTAAATCTCGACATCTCCCCGTCCATACCCTCAAGTCGAATACCATTCCGCAAATGATTCGCGTTTTGCAACGGTTATTGCAACTGGACAGTAGCCAGTTGGAGCGCGAAATCGATCTGAACTTGTTCTCCCATAGCGGTGCGGAAGATGAGTTGGAAGCTTTGGAGGAAGCGCGCTTGGCTGTGGAGCAAATCGTGATTCCGAAAGGGCAACCGGT